One window of the Pyxicephalus adspersus chromosome 5, UCB_Pads_2.0, whole genome shotgun sequence genome contains the following:
- the LOC140330442 gene encoding interferon-induced protein with tetratricopeptide repeats 5-like, with the protein MCNEGVCHRYTPCTSPGSVNMADSESPYNERLQRLECQFTWNLERNDKLNIPDILQTLEVKIQHAAYRNALIMYNVKAYLLHQLRRSTEALSCLERSLEQLRRDHQASADHHFLTIYGNYAWIYYDLNNFHQVDVYLDKFQEISSRLSFDLSHSAHTFAERGWSLLEVGIRNGYQAATLFKKALELYPDENDFLAGLAFSTSSHAEYSEDADIRKEAIRLLDQLVMKCPHNWEAKACLAKMLQDTGHRKNLAKARKLMDDDFQECSNPEVLRIIAGLYRIIPFRKSLEILERAKHLAPDYHKLVQEIGHLYRHQIYHLIDDGRLRAIEEASKFYTAAIELMPWNMSARMDLAEMYALQYKNDLEGIIYSMISSVVESLSKDSKQRFYLQYGIYFLYKIHRPSSGIEILKKGFQIKPNSKFGVKCKKNLTYYILLDRTKEEEIDGFISELEDARRSK; encoded by the exons ATGTGTAATGAAGGTGTGTGTCACCGATACACACCCTGCACATCTCCAGGAAGTGTGAACATGGCAGACAG TGAGAGCCCATATAATGAAAGGCTTCAGAGACTTGAGTGTCAATTCACATGGAATCTGGAGAGGAATGATAAACTCAACATACCTGACATACTACAGACCCTAGAAGTCAAGATCCAACATGCAGCTTATCGGAATGCTTTAATCATGTATAATGTAAAGGCCTATCTCCTGCACCAACTGAGGAGGAGCACTGAGGCCCTCTCGTGCTTAGAAAGGTCTTTAGAACAATTGAGGAGAGACCACCAAGCATCTGCTGATCACCATTTCTTGACCATCTATGGAAACTATGCCTGGATATATTACGACCTAAACAACTTTCATCAAGTAGATGTTTATCTTGACAAATTCCAGGAAATTTCCAGCAGACTATCTTTCGATTTATCACATTCAGCGCACACATTTGCTGAGCGTGGCTGGTCCCTCCTGGAGGTAGGGATCAGGAATGGGTACCAAGCTGCTACATTGTTTAAGAAAGCTCTAGAGCTGTACCCTGATGAGAATGACTTCTTGGCTGGCTTGGCCTTCTCCACCTCCTCACATGCAGAGTATTCCGAAGATGCTGATATCAGGAAAGAAGCAATAAGACTTCTGGATCAATTAGTGATGAAATGCCCCCACAATTGGGAAGCCAAAGCATGCTTGGCCAAGATGTTGCAGGATACAGGACACAGAAAGAACCTAGCCAAAGCACGTAAACTGATGGATGATGATTTCCAAGAATGTTCCAATCCTGAAGTTTTGAGGATCATAGCTGGCCTGTATAGAATCATCCCTTTTAGGAAAAGCCTTGAAATTTTAGAAAGAGCTAAACATCTTGCCCCTGATTACCATAAACTGGTCCAAGAGATCGGCCATTTATATAGGCATCAGATTTACCATCTGATTGATGATGGAAGGTTACGTGCCATTGAAGAAGCCTCCAAGTTCTATACTGCTGCCATTGAACTAATGCCATGGAATATGTCTGCAAGGATGGACTTAGCAGAAATGTATGCGCTCCAATATAAGAACGACTTGGAAGGAATTATTTATTCAATGATCAGTTCTGTGGTGGAATCTCTCAGCAAGGACTCAAAACAGCGTTTCTATTTACAGTACGGGATTTATTTCTTGTATAAAATTCATCGTCCATCTTCTGGAATAGAAATACTAAAAAAGGGTTTTCAGATAAAACCAAATTCTAAATTTGGAGTCAAATGTAAGAAGAATTTGACATATTATATCCTTCTGGATAGAACTAAGGAAGAGGAAATAGACGGCTTCATTAGTGAGTTGGAAGATGCCAGAAGATCCAAGTAA